Proteins co-encoded in one Calliopsis andreniformis isolate RMS-2024a unplaced genomic scaffold, iyCalAndr_principal scaffold0019, whole genome shotgun sequence genomic window:
- the LOC143186617 gene encoding uncharacterized protein LOC143186617 → MLLLDVNEFTKLTTIFLIKLKYPNNKKHNTNNYSKNGVKNHSYHPNNNYNRSRNNDRKPNNNNDYRHNHNPRHNQDSRRNPNNSSKQKNPNHPGQGHNYCT, encoded by the exons ATGCTTTTGCTCGATGTTAACGAATTTACC AAACTCACTACAAttttcctaataaaattgaaataccCCAACAACAAGAAACACAACACTAACAATTACAGCAAGAACGGCGTCAAGAACCACAGCTACCATCCCAATAACAATTACAACCGCAGTCGCAACAACGACCGCAAACCCAATAACAACAACGACTACAGGCACAACCACAATCCGAGGCACAACCAGGACTCCAGGCGCAATCCCAACAACAGCTCTAAGCAGAAGAACCCCAACCATCCGGGTCAGGGTCACAACTACTGCACGTGA
- the LOC143186605 gene encoding uncharacterized protein LOC143186605, producing ILNIFHYDYMCPLHQRNCKIMYTDTDSLIYYIQCEDVYEIMKSDMHRFDTSDYPTENVYGIPLVNKKVPGSMKNENSGSIMTEFIGLRAKVYALKEFGKKDVKTLKSVKNNVVAKMINFDDYKHCLRNAYEITRRQSCIRSKLHKVYIVTKLKIALSPYDDKRYLISDSNDTLAWGHYKIKL from the coding sequence ATTCTAAACATATTCCACTACGATTATATGTGTCCATTACACCAACGAAAttgtaaaattatgtatactgacacagacagtttaatttattatattcaatgTGAAGATGTTTATGAGATAATGAAAAGCGATATGCATAGATTCGACACCAGCGATTATCCAACAGAAAATGTATATGGTATACCGCTTGTCAATAAGAAAGTGCCTGGTTCGATGAAAAATGAAAACAGTGGTTCAATAATGACTGAATTCATTGGACTTAGAGCAAAAGTGTATGCTTTGAAAGAGTTTGGTAAAAAAGATGTGAAAACGTTGAAAAGTGTCAAAAACAATGTTGTTGCCAAAATGATCAATTTCGATGATTACAAGCATTGTTTACGCAATGCATATGAAATAACTCGTCGTCAGTCATGCATAAGATCTAAATTGCATAAAGTATATATTgtaacaaaattgaaaattgctctCAGTCCATATGATGATAAGCGATATCTTATATCTGATTCAAATGATACACTAGCTTGGgggcattataaaataaaattgtaa